A DNA window from Danio aesculapii chromosome 1, fDanAes4.1, whole genome shotgun sequence contains the following coding sequences:
- the bcl9 gene encoding B-cell CLL/lymphoma 9 protein — MLEVQEERPAAAAAATATANTAATGTTGNASGRKERAKERQEEGQDCSSPVATPNTGPRSTRAKATPTATHTHSHTHTHTPSPHQHSTAPASVALGLTSMHSSNPKVRNSPSANTQSSPKSKQEAMVRSPPVMSPSSAAQMDSKLPNQGKQGGAGSQSQPSPCDPKSLSGSHTPKGPQVPIGSMGLKNGQGLSSGNGAKGKIKRERSTSVESFEQRDTGTPSNEGDQKEIGSRAKRLCVGERRLPYSGADWCSGGESDEDDPGFFNCNSADIKPDPGALSASTPTHNTVGGQSTELGSGQKPGSKVVYVFTTEMANKAADAVITGHVDNIITYHMNNISNGKGGKPQLPLNNQIGSLRSDPKQQGVPSQQQPSSHSGDQNHQTASKVAQSGQQQQPQAQPTQPQQPTQGAKPNSLPPDNAPSAGMDSKSLPSSSPQDGAGSHDSSNSAGTPGSQASNQPPNAGPPQNFPSLDLPKGADAKLTAQHHQQLAQEIMSSMGDNPEGLSQEQLEHRERSLQTLRDIQRMLFPDDKDMVAMGQGNMGGPPPGAVMMEGGPKKPEQGPLQAMMAQSQSLGKPGGPGGPRPDGPPFGPPGPRDMPFSPDDLGPPPPGPMNSHPGGEHGDHMTPEQMAWLKLQQEFYEEKKRKQEQMQHRPMGDMMLHQGGPRGMMRGPPPPYQLNPGEVWGPGGPEPFPDQMNMGPRGMHPHMQRMPGFPGMMNPDMEGGPNAMPRPGLNWPDDMPKMGDGRGFPPGQGMFGGPGGRVERFPNPQSVQEAMFHQGMGDKQGMGMPPGMMMEMNRMMGNQRPMDPGNGGGMMFPRMPGDGPMSPTSRMEFVKGLGQSRGEFGMGPGSLNVNMGPSPQMMPPKMRESQMSLSPEEIMKMRQGGGPMPDSVVTSQRMMQGPPFPDQPHPGDLNMGPNRQFPGMGPQGPGNPRGPRGEPPFGPDQRGGNGRLSHMPPLPPNQGPNSSGPPPGQRNVSRKPSDLNVQSGPANSPNVNPLKSPTLRQVQSPMLGSPSGNLKSPQTPSQLAGMLSGPSAAAVAAAAAIKSPPMMGSAGASPVHMKSPSLPAPSPGWTSSPKPPMQSPGIPQNNKPPLSMTSPNMMGSVEQGGNVPPSAPPSSGSSSQPGGMNVPGSLPSSSPYTMPPEPTLSQNPLSIMMSRMSKFAMPSSTPLYHDAIKTVASSDDDSPPARSPNLPSMNNSMPGMGVNHHPGHPRMMTPNSSGPMPSLSPMGMSAMGSQPLSHGMPNQLPSPNPMGPNMPPHSGPMGPGMMPHGMMMNPVSQDPVMGNNQMMSQGRMGLSHRGQGFPPGQSPPQQVPFPHNGPGHQGGFPHGMGFQGEGGPLGRMGNMPHGPGGEPGMCKPNTPGGQEFNNMPGVFSDSDLHEVMRPGASGIPEFDLSRIIPSEKPSQTLSYFPRGGDAPGGKPPHPSGPPGFAQMQGMMGEGNPRMGLPMQGMGGPPGPGHMGPQDMPMGNPGHNPMRPPGFMGQGMMGPQHRMLSPGQQPGMMGGPGMMQGKERPMYNHPGPVGSPNMMMSLQGMSGPQQTMMMPSQMRPRGMAADMGMGFNPGPGNPGNLMF; from the exons CAGTCCGAAATCCAAGCAGGAGGCCATGGTGAGGTCGCCACCCGTGATGTCCCCCTCCAGCGCCGCACAGATGGACTCCAAACTGCCCAACCAGGGAAAACAAGGGGGCGCTGGCAGCCAATCACAGCCGTCTCCCTGTGACCCCAAGTCATTGAGTGGAAGCCACACACCTAAAGGTCCCCAAGTCCCAATAGGGAGCATGGGACTCAAAAATGGACAAGGCCTGAGTTCAGGCAATGGGGCGAAAGGCAAGattaagagagagagaagcaCTTCAGTGGAGTCATTCGAACAAAGGGATACAGGAACGCCGAGCAATGAAGGGGACCAGAAAG AAATAGGAAGTAGAGCGAAAAGGTTATGTGTTGGAGAGCGACGGTTGCCCTACAGTGGTGCAGATTGGTGTTCGGGTGGAGAAAGTGATGAAGATGACCCAGGATTCTTCA ACTGTAACTCCGCTGACATAAAGCCAGATCCAGGTGCTCTTTCTGCCTCTACACCTACTCACAATACAGTCGGAGGGCAAAGCACAGAACTGGGGAGTGGGCAGAAACCCGGGTCAAAAGTTGTTTATGTCTTCACCACAGAGATGGCCAACAA GGCAGCAGATGCTGTCATAACGGGGCATGTAGACAACATCATCACATACCACATGAATAATATCTCTAACGGCAAGGGTGGAAAGCCCCAGCTCCCCCTG aACAATCAGATTGGCTCCCTCAGAAGTGACCCCAAACAACAAGGAGTTCCGTCCCAGCAACAGCCCTCATCTCACTCCGGTGATCAAAACCACCAAACAGCCTCTAAAGTAGCGCAGTCAGGCCAGCAGCAACAACCTCAAGCGCAACCCACCCAACCTCAGCAGCCAACACAGGGGGCAAAACCAAATAGCCTCCCTCCAGACAATGCACCTTCAGCTGGAATGGACTCTAAGAGCCTCCCCAGCAGTAGCCCACAGGATGGTGCTGGATCTCACGACAGTAGCAATTCTGCAGGAACACCTGGTAGCCAGGCCTCTAACCAGCCCCCCAATGCAGGCCCTCCACAAAACTTCCCATCTCTCGATCTACCTAAAGGGGCAGATGCTAAGCTCACAGCTCAACACCACCAGCAGTTGGCACAAGAAATCATGTCTAGCATGGGGGACAACCCCGAGGGCCTTTCCCAAGAGCAACTTGAACACCGGGAACGTTCTTTACAGACTTTACGTGATATACAGCGTATGCTCTTTCCAGATGACAAAGACATGGTTGCAATGGGTCAAGGAAACATGGGTGGACCTCCACCCGGTGCTGTAATGATGGAAGGAGGACCGAAGAAACCAGAACAGGGGCCTCTTCAAGCCATGATGGCCCAGTCACAAAGCCTTGGGAAGCCAGGTGGTCCAGGAGGACCACGTCCAGATGGACCTCCCTTTGGTCCACCTGGTCCGAGAGACATGCCATTTTCTCCAGATGATCTTGGACCCCCTCCACCAGGTCCGATGAACTCACATCCAGGTGGAGAGCACGGAGACCATATGACTCCAGAGCAAATGGCCTGGCTAAAATTGCAGCAAGAGTTCTATGAGGAGAAGAAGCGCAAGCAGGAACAAATGCAGCACAGACCAATGGGAGACATGATGCTCCATCAGGGTGGACCAAGAGGAATGATGCGAGGCCCACCACCACCTTACCAACTGAACCCTGGAGAGGTGTGGGGCCCTGGAGGCCCTGAACCTTTCCCTGACCAAATGAACATGGGCCCCAGAGGGATGCATCCCCACATGCAGAGAATGCCTGGCTTCCCTGGTATGATGAACCCTGATATGGAGGGAGGTCCCAATGCTATGCCTAGACCTGGATTGAACTGGCCTGATGATATGCCCAAAATGGGTGATGGGAGAGGATTCCCTCCTGGGCAAGGCATGTTTGGAGGTCCTGGTGGAAGGGTGGAGAGGTTTCCCAATCCTCAGTCAGTACAGGAAGCAATGTTTCATCAAGGTATGGGTGATAAACAAGGAATGGGTATGCCACCTGGCATGATGATGGAGATGAATCGAATGATGGGTAATCAAAGACCTATGGACCCTGGTAATGGAGGTGGCATGATGTTTCCCAGAATGCCAGGTGATGGCCCCATGAGCCCCACTTCGAGAATGGAGTTTGTAAAAGGTCTTGGCCAAAGCAGGGGTGAATTTGGAATGGGACCTGGAAGCCTCAATGTAAACATGGGCCCTAGCCCTCAGATGATGCCCCCTAAGATGAGAGAATCACAAATGAGTCTTAGCCCAGAAGAAATTATGAAGATGAGGCAAGGTGGCGGTCCAATGCCTGATAGTGTGGTTACTTCACAGAGAATGATGCAGGGGCCTCCTTTCCCTGACCAGCCTCATCCAGGAGACCTCAACATGGGACCCAACCGACAATTCCCTGGCATGGGTCCCCAAGGCCCTGGAAATCCAAGAGGTCCCAGAGGCGAACCACCCTTTGGACCTGATCAAAGAGGAGGTAATGGTCGTCTTAGCCACATGCCTCCTTTACCACCGAACCAGGGTCCCAATAGCTCAGGGCCTCCTCCAGGTCAAAGAAATGTGAGTCGTAAGCCCTCAGACCTGAATGTCCAGTCTGGCCCCGCTAACTCGCCCAATGTTAACCCTCTAAAGTCACCAACACTACGGCAGGTCCAGTCACCAATGCTGGGCTCACCATCAGGTAACCTCAAGTCTCCACAGACACCGTCCCAGCTGGCTGGTATGCTTAGTGGGCCATCAGCTGCAGCAGTAGCAGCAGCGGCAGCCATTAAATCTCCTCCCATGATGGGCTCAGCAGGGGCATCTCCCGTCCATATGAAGTCTCCCTCGCTTCCTGCTCCCTCCCCGGGCTGGACATCATCACCCAAGCCACCCATGCAAAGCCCAGGAATTCCCCAAAACAACAAGCCTCCCCTTAGCATGACGTCACCAAATATGATGGGCAGTGTAGAGCAAG GTGGCAATGTTCCTCCCTCAGCTCCTCCTTCCAGTGGATCCTCCAGCCAGCCAGGTGGCATGAATGTGCCAGGAAGTCTTCCATCCAGCAGTCCTTACACCATGCCCCCGGAGCCAACGCTATCCCAAAATCCTCTTTCCATCATGATGTCCCGAATGTCCAAGTTTGCCATGCCTAGTTCTACACCCCTTTACCATGACGCAATCAAAACCGTAGCCAGCTCTGATGATGACTCGCCTCCTGCTCGATCGCCAAACCTGCCATCTATGAACAACAGCATGCCGG GTATGGGTGTAAACCATCACCCAGGTCATCCGCGAATGATGACGCCCAATTCTTCTGGTCCCATGCCTTCCCTCAGCCCAATGGGAATGAGCGCTATGGGCTCTCAGCCTCTTTCCCATGGTATGCCAAACCAGCTTCCCTCGCCCAATCCCATGGGCCCAAATATGCCTCCTCACTCTGGGCCTATGGGTCCAGGCATGATGCCTCATGGTATGATGATGAATCCAGTCTCCCAAGATCCTGTCATGGGCAACAACCAGATGATGTCACAGGGGCGTATGGGTCTTTCTCATCGAGGACAGGGCTTCCCTCCTGGTCAGTCACCTCCACAGCAGGTTCCCTTCCCCCATAATGGTCCTGGCCACCAGGGTGGCTTCCCTCATGGAATGGGTTTCCAGGGAGAAGGGGGTCCACTGGGCAGGATGGGCAATATGCCTCACGGGCCTGGTGGTGAGCCAGGCATGTGTAAACCTAACACTCCAGGCGGCCAGGAGTTCAATAACATGCCTGGTGTCTTCAGTGATTCAGATCTACATGAGGTCATGCGACCAGGAGCTTCGGGTATCCCAGAGTTTGACCTCTCTCGAATTATCCCTTCTGAAAAGCCTAGCCAAACTTTGTCCTACTTCCCTCGTGGTGGGGATGCCCCTGGTGGGAAGCCACCACACCCGTCTGGGCCTCCTGGTTTTGCCCAAATGCAGGGGATGATGGGTGAGGGCAATCCAAGGATGGGCCTACCCATGCAGGGAATGGGTGGTCCTCCTGGCCCTGGACATATGGGACCACAGGACATGCCCATGGGTAATCCAGGCCACAATCCCATGAGACCACCTGGTTTCATGGGTCAGGGTATGATGGGGCCACAGCACAGGATGTTGTCTCCTGGACAGCAACCAGGAATGATGGGAGGCCCCGGAATGATGCAGGGAAAAGAAAGGCCGATGTACAACCACCCTGGCCCAGTTGGCTCTCCTAACATGATGATGTCACTACAAGGGATGAGCGGTCCTCAGCAGACTATGATGATGCCCTCTCAGATGAGGCCTCGAGGAATGGCAGCAGATATGGGCATGGGATTTAACCCTGGCCCAGGGAACCCGGGGAATTTAATGTTTTGA
- the gja5b gene encoding gap junction protein, alpha 5b, with protein sequence MADWSLLGNFLEEVQEHSTSVGKVWLTILFIFRILVLGTAAESSWGDEQEDFTCDTEQPGCENVCYDRAFPIAHIRFWVLQIVFVSTPSLIYMGHAMHSVRLEEKRRKEQDDEGAQRDGEKYPEDDKNKEDEGGGGKVRLKGALLQTYVLSILIRTVMEVIFIIIQYLIYGVFLSALYVCKAPPCPHPVNCYISRPTEKNVFIVFMLAVAAVSLLLSIVELYHLAWKQLRKYVHGYKASKHRPNTPSTMPALSPNPSTPNRACTPPPDFNQCLTSPPSSPILQTHSLLHPTCPPFHDRLAHQQNSANMVTERHRGQDYLGVNFLSFSQTPTETPNSCASPSFLSSDFEDKRRFSKSSGTSSRMRPDDLAV encoded by the coding sequence ATGGCTGACTGGAGTCTGTTGGGGAACTTTCTAGAAGAAGTCCAGGAGCATTCAACCTCGGTGGGAAAGGTGTGGCTCACTATTCTTTTCATCTTCCGGATCTTGGTTCTGGGCACAGCTGCTGAATCCTCGTGGGGCGACGAGCAGGAAGACTTCACCTGTGACACAGAGCAGCCTGGCTGCGAGAACGTTTGTTACGACCGAGCCTTTCCTATTGCGCACATACGCTTCTGGGTGCTCCAGATCGTGTTCGTGTCGACGCCTTCTCTGATCTACATGGGGCACGCAATGCACAGCGTCCGCCTAGAGGAGAAGAGGAGGAAAGAGCAGGATGATGAAGGAGCTCAGAGAGATGGAGAGAAGTACCCAGAAGATGATAAAAACAAGGAGGACGAAGGCGGAGGTGGGAAGGTGCGATTGAAGGGTGCGTTGCTGCAAACATATGTCCTCAGCATCCTCATCCGCACCGTGATGGAGGTGATCTTCATCATAATCCAGTACCTGATCTATGGAGTCTTCCTCAGTGCACTCTACGTGTGCAAAGCCCCTCCGTGTCCACATCCAGTCAACTGCTACATCTCCAGACCTACAGAGAAGAATGTGTTCATTGTCTTCATGCTAGCAGTAGCAGCGGTGTCACTGTTGCTTAGTATCGTGGAACTGTATCATTTGGCATGGAAGCAGTTGAGGAAGTATGTGCACGGATACAAGGCTTCCAAACATCGACCAAACACGCCATCCACCATGCCTGCACTTTCACCAAATCCATCCACCCCAAACAGAGCCTGCACCCCACCTCCAGACTTCAACCAATGCTTGACCTCGCCACCATCTTCTCCTATTCTGCAGACGCACTCGCTTTTACATCCGACCTGCCCTCCGTTTCACGACCGACTGGCGCACCAGCAGAACTCTGCGAACATGGTCACCGAACGGCACAGAGGACAAGACTACTTAGGGGTCAACTTCTTGAGCTTCTCACAGACACCTACAGAGACCCCCAACTCCTGTGCCTCACCTTCATTCCTGAGCAGTGATTTTGAGGACAAGCGAAGGTTTAGCAAGAGCAGTGGGACCAGCAGCCGCATGAGACCGGATGACCTTGCGGTATAG